In Oreochromis niloticus isolate F11D_XX linkage group LG18, O_niloticus_UMD_NMBU, whole genome shotgun sequence, one genomic interval encodes:
- the kcnn1a gene encoding small conductance calcium-activated potassium channel protein 1a isoform X3 → MGATTEQKKLSHAGSKPSLSESCGRLPQIAMNTCKYNGGVVRPLVGSLASSSRRNLAELDSETQPLQTLHSSGLEVVVSKGNGGEDPSKASNESLVREGSGRGGGRAPQKKNRDIGYKLGHRRALFEKRKRLSDYALIFGMFGIVVMVTETELSWGVYTKESSYSFALKCLISLSTVILLGLIIMYHAREIQLFMVDNGADDWRIAMTYERIFFIVLELLVCAIHPIPGQYVFTWTARLAFTYTPSVADADVDIILSIPMFLRLYLIGRVMLLHSKLFTDASSRSIGALNKINFNTRFVMKTLMTICPGTVLLVFSISSWIIAAWTVRVCERYHDKQEVTSNFLGAMWLISITFLSIGYGDMVPHTYCGKGVCLLTGIMGAGCTALVVAVVARKLELTKAEKHVHNFMMDTQLCKRVKNTAANVLRETWLIYKHTKLVKKIDHAKVRKHQRKFLQAIHQAQKLRSVKMEQRKLNDQANTLVDLAKTQNVMYDLVSELQERSEELDKRIGTLEDKLDSVTGSLQALPCLISQAITQQQQDFLDGFVHRFRPASLASERSERSERSWTSTARRRRSPSTAPHTSSDSG, encoded by the exons GCCACTACTGAGCAGAAGAAGCTGAGCCATGCTGGATCCAAGCCCTCCCTCTCTGAGAGCTGTGGCCGACTCCCTCAGATAGCCATGAACACCTGCAAGTACAATGGCGGAGTGGTGAGACCACTAGTGGGCAGCCTGGCGTCCTCGTCGCGCCGCAACCTCGCGGAGCTCGACTCGGAGACGCAACCCTTGCAGACGCTGCACAGCTCTGGCCTGGAGGTGGTGGTGTCCAAGGGCAACGGCGGCGAAGACCCCAGCAAGGCATCCAACGAGAGCTTGGTCAGGGAGGGCAGTGGGCGGGGCGGTGGGCGGGCTCCCCAGAAGAAGAACAGGGACATTGGCTACAAGCTCGGCCACCGGAGGGCGTTGTTTGAGAAGCGGAAACGGTTAAGCGATTACGCTCTCATCTTTGGGATGTTTGGGATTGTTGTCATGGTGACAGAGACGGAACTGTCATGGGGGGTTTACACTAAG GAATCTTCATACTCATTTGCACTGAAATGCCTTATCAGCCTTTCCACTGTTATATTGCTTGGTCTTATAATAATGTACCATGCCCGGGAAATCCAG CTGTTTATGGTCGACAATGGTGCGGATGATTGGAGGATAGCCATGACGTATGAGCGAATCTTCTTCATCGTGCTGGAACTACTGGTGTGTGCCATTCACCCCATCCCGGGCCAGTATGTCTTCACATGGACAGCGCGGCTGGCTTTTACCTACACGCCGTCGGTGGCCGACGCGGATGTGGACATCATCCTCTCCATCCCCATGTTCCTGAGACTCTACCTGATTGGCAGAGTCATGTTACTCCACAGCAAGCTGTTCACGGACGCTTCGTCCCGCAGCATTGGCGCCCTCAACAAGATTAACTTCAACACACGCTTTGTCATGAAGACCCTCATGACCATCTGTCCAGGAACTGTTCTGCTGGTGTTCAGTATATCCTCCTGGATCATTGCTGCATGGACTGTGCGTGTCTGTGAGAG GTATCatgacaaacaggaagtgaccagTAACTTCCTGGGAGCCATGTGGCTCATCTCGATTACCTTCCTCTCCATTGGCTACGGAGACATGGTACCACACACCTACTGTGGGAAAGGCGTGTGTCTGCTTACAGGGATCATG GGAGCTGGTTGCACTGCGTTGGTAGTTGCAGTGGTAGCCAGGAAGCTGGAGCTAACCAAGGCTGAGAAGCATGTCCACAACTTCATGATGGACACACAACTCTGCAAACGA GTAAAGAACACAGCTGCCAATGTACTCAGGGAAACATGgctcatttacaaacacacaaaattgGTCAAGAAGATAGATCACGCCAAGGTGCGGAAACACCAGCGCAAGTTTCTCCAAGCCATTCACCA AGCTCAGAA ACTGCGCAGTGTTAAGATGGAGCAAAGGAAACTCAATGATCAGGCTAACACCTTGGTGGACCTGGCAAAG ACCCAGAATGTGATGTATGACCTGGTGTCGGAGCTGCAGGAACGCAGCGAGGAGCTGGATAAGCGCATCGGCACATTGGAGGACAAGCTGGACTCAGTGACGGGCAGCCTGCAGGCACTGCCCTGCCTCATCTCGCAAGCCataacccagcagcagcaggactTCCTGGACGGCTTTGTTCACCGCTTTCGACCCGCTTCGCTAGCCTCTGAGCGTTCCGAACGCTCCGAGCGATCCTGGACTTCCACCGCCCGTAGGCGGCGCTCTCCCTCCACAGCACCACACACCTCCTCTGATAGCGGATAA